Below is a genomic region from Phragmites australis chromosome 20, lpPhrAust1.1, whole genome shotgun sequence.
aaaagaaacaaaaaaaaacaattttaggAATcctgaaatttatcttttttatttctcattgcacaagtaattacttgagttgaattttttaaaagagCTAGATGATAATATCCTCTACACCACATAAGCTTTTCATTAATATTTTGcaagtgttttgaattttgaagcaTCGGAATGtactgttttttatttttaaacctgtcTGCCCGACGGAATGatgatatatttgtaattttttgaaacgGACGTATAtacttgtaattttttatttaaaaataaaaaattctgatCTTAACGACCCTTTATAGCTGGGCCGTATGAGGATCTACGTACAGGTGAAATGGGCGTAACCCACCTAACGTTAGGCAAGGGCTCACTGGCGAGGACAAAGAGACGCGCACTGAAACCACAAATAGTTCGCATACGTTCAACAGTCCATTCACAAACGGGATATTGGGATGGATCCCTTCACAAATCTCTCCACAAAATATAAGCACGATTGAATGCACTGTAATGACACAGAACAACCACAAATAGTTTGTATACGTACAAATCGAAGGTCCATGAAACTTGGATATCCAAGCCAGTTACAAACAAACCAAAGTACCAAAGCAACACATCAATCGATCAAAAAGAATGAAAGAATGGTGAGTCGTTACACGCCTACGCGAGCCAAATGCATAACAAAGGACACGATCATCAACTAAACTAGCCATGAACCAGCGAAGTTAAGCTTGTCCGTGTTACGGATCGATCGGCCTCAGTCCTCCTTCCGGTCGGCGGCGAGTACGCGCGACAGCGtcccggcgacggcgacggcgacgggcgAGGGCTCCCCGCCAGGCGGCAGGTCGGAGAGCAGCGCGAGCATGCGGCGCGCGCTGAGGGACCGCGCGGGGCGGAGGCTGAGGCTCTTGGTGCGCGAGAACACGGTGGAGGACTGCGACAGGATGAGGTACACCAGCGCCTGCACCAGCACGAACACGCCCACCTTGATCAGCGCCGCCTGCAGCTCCGACTCCATGGCAACACCGGCTCTCTCGCCTTGCCTTCCGATCAGAACCGACGATTCTTGCCTCGAGATTTTGGTCTTCAAAACGAGCGATTCTTCCGTGAGCTCGACCGAGAAACCAATcgcttgtgagttgtgacttgtgaggcaGAGCGGCGGGAGCAGGCGCGCGGTTATATAGGGCAGGGGCGGCGATCGGGCCGCCGGTTTGACCGTGGCCGTCCCGGACGTGCGTGCAGAGATGCTTCGTGCCGGCGCCAACTTGCACCGGTTTGGTGCAGCCGATACCCACGAGCTGAAAACTAGGAAGCCGGGCGTGTCTCAATCTGCTTGCGTCGCCGCGTGCGCAAGAATATGGTCGAGCTGCTGTCGCGGATGCATGGGTCACGGCTCCTGGCCACGCGAGCATCTGGATGCTTCGTGCCGTGACGAACCGACGCGTCGCGGTCGTTGGAACAGACCTGGTCCTGTCTATCGGACACACACTCTAACATACCAGATCGCTGTTGGAACGGTGCGTAAGTAGAGTACAAAATTACCACGAGATCCAGAACTCGTGCGCCTTACCAAGTCCCTGACTGTGATTACGCGGAGGATGAGGTAGCCACCTAGGAAAGCGAACTTTCCGAGTCAGCGGCTATCTCATCCAGAAAAGCATGGTCTTGAACTCTTGATCAAACGGAACCAAAGAATAAACTTTTCAGACCCGAATCGTGACAAAACTCATGTGCGCACGTTTTCTTGGTAGATTCATTTCGACACTACTGGTTTTCTTCTCCGGAAGAAGGATGCCTGCGGGTTTATGGTACTGTCTTCAGATGGTTAGTGATGCCCATTGTAGTAAAGGGTTCAGTAGCTGTAATATATTTGAGACAAGCCTTGAGCATAACAACATTTTCACAGATGTTTATAAGTATCTTGTTTTGCCTTCTTCATTTAATTGAACCTTGCCCGGCACTTCACAGACTTGGACGCCTGGCACTCATATGTTGTTAGCAATGCTAAGTCTTTCATGCTTCAACTGTaccaaaaccaaaataaaacTTGCAGAACTAAAGGGAACGATATCACAATGAAATGGAGTCTTTTGTTGTTCACTTCTTTGAAAGAGCAATTCCGCAGATGTTATCTTATCAAGAGTTGTCTTTACAATTAGCCGGCAATCTTGCACGTTTAAATTTAACAACAAACTTGATAATAGGAGAAAGAATAGAAACTAGCCAAAAGAGATCTCACTCTTGTAAGGTCAATAATACAAACTGGAAAGGAGAAATCTCCAGCAGTCTAACTTCTAAAAAAAcagacaaaaataaataaatgaaatgTACACCAATGCATCCAAAGGAAATTCAAACCCAAGTAAACTTAAATCACTTTTGTACACTAGAGTTTCAGGGAATGCAGCTCCAACTTCGTGGCACTTGCGGATAATCATCAGCAGGATAACAGCGACAGATTCAACATAAATTCTGGTATTGGCAACCATCAATAAGAAGTGGATATTCAGATTGACCCTTGAATTCACCTTCATCAGGAGGTCCAGCGCAAACGCAAGTGGTCATGCCATTCGAGTGACCAATTATCAATCAGTGGGGATAAGGTGTGAAAAAAGGATacctcccaagtcccaaccaAAATGTAAAAGCTAACTCCTAATCCTTGCTCATTGGGAACACATTTTCATTTGTTGGAGGAGGCATGGCTGTAATATTCAGTGAAGTCTAGACGGAAGAGAAGGAATTTCAAATCAACGTGCTGCTGCATGGGCAACTGAGAAATAAATGCATCAAGAGAAGCTGTATAATCTTTTGTGATGCTTTCCAGATCCTCAAACATTTTCCGGAAAAGTTCCCCAGCTAGTTGGATCATGGCTTTTCTGCCACCATCAACCCATGAACCTGTTTCCttagattttgattttgatttaccctttccCCTGCAGTACAAATGAAAGGTTGGAGTAAATCAAACAATATATACGAGATAAGATCTTGCAGTAAAGATGGCATTATCTAATTTTGCGCTAATCTAACCTTAGCTGCAACTCAAATATCCGTTCAAACCACCTATCAGCATGGCTCCGGAACTGTAAGATGATGTCAAACAATGCAAAGAGATTTCTCAGAATCCCTTGAGACCGTTCACCAAGGAGGGACTTCTCCAGAATGGAGGAGAGATACTTGTCGTGTGCCATAAGAAGGTCATCTAAATCCTTTGCCGCATCCATTTCATCAGAGAAACGGGCCCATGAAACCTCCAGGACCTCAAACATAATGTAGTACTGGAAATTGGTCACAAAGTGATTCATTTCATTGAACAAAACTTCGCATTTACGGAGGACTGAAACAAACTGAGCTCGGATGTTTGTTCCTTCCTTGTAAAATGGCGAAGAAACAATGCAATTGGGCTTCATTGTCTTCCACACTCCAGTCAGAGAGTGATCAACACGCTTGAGCTTCCACAAGAAATTGAAAACCTtcaggtacatcttcatcactgAAGCCGTGAACACAGTATCTAGGGGGACCCTAGCATCATACTCCAAAGAGAAGACATCCCAGCCACGATCGCCATCTCCGTGATCCATCATCTTTACCCTGATCCTGTCCAAGATGTCATGGTCATCATACTGCGCATTAGATGCTCTAATCGCAGTTTCAAGCAAGCCAGCCAAATGGAAGGAGCTAATCCTATTTGCTGGCTCAGACAACTCAGGGCCAACGATGTCCATCAGATACTGGACAAAATCACCCTGGCCAAGCAGCAAGTACCTTTTGATAGCAAGACAATGGTCTTTAAATCGATACCGCTTATGTATCACATCCATCAAATGCCGATCAATCCTCTTGGCTGCCTCGACCACCAATGCCTCCAAAGCATCAATCTTCCCATAACCAAGCCCACCCCGAGTAGTTGTAGTGCCAACATGTGCCGCAGCCTCAGCAGCAGCATCAGCCCAGCCATTATCATCACAGCAAACTCTAAGAAAGTTGATTGACTTTCCTGTTCTCAGAATCCTTTGCGCAAGCACTGGGGAAATGAAAGCCGGAAGCATGTCAGACTGAATCAGGTAGCCCTCCCGCCACAAAGATTCTGCCTTCACTGGCTGCCCAACAATAAAGAACTCTGCAAATACATCCTCCAATTCCCCTTCTAACACCCAGCTTCGGACCATTTCGAATAGAGGTGAGCACACCCGACGCAGCAATCGGCCCATAAACTCCTGAAACATCGGATCCCCATGCTGGGCATACCCATGGATCGAACCAGCCATAGCGCCTCCTCTCAATCCCCGGCATCCATCCACCAAAACAGCCATCAGGCGCATCCTCACAGCAGGCTCAGCAAGCCACACAGAAAGACGCCGCAGCGAGAGGTAATTACTTGAAACGCCTGAATCAGATCCAGGTGTTGGGATTGGATTCAATGAGTATGACTCGAGAACAGCAAGAAGCTTATAGTAATCAGAGAGTTCCTCCTGGAGCGCTGAGCAGCAGGCCTGTGCGACCGTACCAACCTCAGTGGCAGCATCCGAGGGCGAGCGGCTTATATTGTCGGAAATGAAGGCCCGCACCTTGCGGAACAGCCAGCCGAGTTCGCACAGCTTGCGGACGAGGGTGCGCGTGGATCGTGGCACGCGGACCCCGTCAGGGAGGCCGTACGCGTCGCCGGCCTTGTCGTACCGCACGTAGCGACCGTCAATGCCCTGGCACGCGTACAGCACGTCGCGCACGAGCGCGGCCTCCGACACCTCTGTGTCGTCGAGCACCAGCTCGGTGTACTCCCGCAGCGCGATCTCCCGAATGTTGTCGGGATCCTTGGAGACCAGCACCACGCCGCCGGGCAGCGCCCCGTGCACCCGCGAGCCCGGCCTCCCTCcggcacccgccgccgccgaggaggccCGCGGTGGCGCGGCGGTGGGGAGGTTAGGGAGGCAtgaggccgcggcggcggcgcggcggtggGAGGAAAGCGAGTCGAGGAGGTAAAGGAGCGGCCAGAGCGACGCCGGGCGGGACCGGGCGGAGAGCTTGGAGTGGAGGTCAGCGAAGGCGAGCGCGCCGTCGGGGCGGCCGGAGGCGGCGAGGCGGCGCTTGATGGACTCCGCGAGAGCGTGCTCGTCGGGGAGGACGGCGGGGGCGAGGCGGCTGGAGAGGAGACGGTGCGCGAACCGCAGCGCGCCGCTCGCGTCGCGCCCCCCGCCGCCTGCACCGCCGGATtcggcggcggagaggaggcggtggaCGAGCTCATTGACGAGATCCTGGGTTCGGTGGTCGTCCATTTGTGCGCGGCAGCCGGCGGGTGGGAGCTAGGGTTCCAGCAACTGTGTGCGGGGTTTGGGGATTTTTGCGGGTGCGGGTGGTGGCAGGtgctgagaaaaaaaaaggttaattCTTACGAGCCGGCTTGACTCCACACAGGCTCGGCTCAGCTCGGTCTCGGACCAGTTTGGACCATATTGGATATTTAGATAACATACGCGATCGTATTTAtgaaattagataacatatcgacgtatttgtaaatctagcactcgtattcggtaactcAAAATACGAAAATTAGCTTACGGTAACTCAAATTCCGAAAACACCCCAGCCCCACAGCTTTCGGcaactcaggtgccgaatacgaccgTATTCAGCAACTGAgtaccgaatacggtgaacagtgccgtattcggcacctgagtttCCGAAATCAGCCGGCCGCTTCTCATCACGTCAAGTCTTTTGGCCGCGTCACGTCAAACGCTTTTTTCCGTGAGCACCCACGCGTGGTGATGCTTTCGGCGAGCTAGTGATTTTTTCATGCATGTACTCAGTTTAACATCCCGTGCTGCCACTTTTTGCTTTCGGTGCCGTGCGGTCGCGTCACGTCTCGTCGTGTCATTGCTTTGGTCGCGTGCGGCGCGTAGAGGAGAAGGATGTCGGTACTTTCGCGTCCAGTGCTGTATAAAATAAAGTCGCTGGTAGAGGAGAAAGGAGCACTAgagggagcagcagcagagcagagaagagagaagagaagggagcagcAGAGGAGGAACGCGAGGAGCATCAgcagaggagcagcagctcAAGTATAGaaagcagcagaagaggagcaacacgagcagcagcagcgccaaTTTAACACTTCGAGAGCGCTCACTTTCATAACAGTTAGTTCTTAGATTACCTAGTTAATATTTAGGTTAGTAAtagtatttagagtaattagcttatttggttagtcTGTTCAGAAGTACATTAGTTCTTTCGAAAGTAGAtttgtttaatccgttcaattatatttatttaattatattaatttgataaattagagtattttgattatatgaattagattatttaattatgttattagagtacttagattatttaattagagtatttagagtacttagtttatttaattagagtacttagattatacgaattagattatttaattacgtaattagattacttagattatttaattagagtacttagagtacttagtttatttaattagattatATGAATTAgattatttgataaattagagtacttagattatttaattacaatgcttagtttgattatatgaatttgattagtctgtataattagattatttaattaatttggTATCATGAATTTCTTTCAGCATTGTAATTAGATTGTGTCCTTAGTATAATTATATGAATGTCATTATCcggtaaaattagaaaaaattacgtgtacctttgtttagcagatacaatatgatttttcatatttattatggagaatgtcTCGCTGTTTTGCACGggaggctcgtaacaattcaaaACTGCCAGAACATAGAGAGTTCAGTTGAGATACCTATTGACCTAGATGACCTAAAATcatatgttatgagccttttgcatGTGAACCAGCAGTCTCATACTGTTGTCCTGAAGGGAGTGCGGCTACGGCTTGTTCCAAACAGTTCGGTCGTTGTCCagacgttgttcgagatgagtaggAATAACGCATGgactttgtactcacgcaaggtattggaggagaactt
It encodes:
- the LOC133901708 gene encoding uncharacterized protein LOC133901708 yields the protein MESELQAALIKVGVFVLVQALVYLILSQSSTVFSRTKSLSLRPARSLSARRMLALLSDLPPGGEPSPVAVAVAGTLSRVLAADRKED
- the LOC133901707 gene encoding gamma-tubulin complex component 3-like, with amino-acid sequence MDDHRTQDLVNELVHRLLSAAESGGAGGGGRDASGALRFAHRLLSSRLAPAVLPDEHALAESIKRRLAASGRPDGALAFADLHSKLSARSRPASLWPLLYLLDSLSSHRRAAAAASCLPNLPTAAPPRASSAAAGAGGRPGSRVHGALPGGVVLVSKDPDNIREIALREYTELVLDDTEVSEAALVRDVLYACQGIDGRYVRYDKAGDAYGLPDGVRVPRSTRTLVRKLCELGWLFRKVRAFISDNISRSPSDAATEVGTVAQACCSALQEELSDYYKLLAVLESYSLNPIPTPGSDSGVSSNYLSLRRLSVWLAEPAVRMRLMAVLVDGCRGLRGGAMAGSIHGYAQHGDPMFQEFMGRLLRRVCSPLFEMVRSWVLEGELEDVFAEFFIVGQPVKAESLWREGYLIQSDMLPAFISPVLAQRILRTGKSINFLRVCCDDNGWADAAAEAAAHVGTTTTRGGLGYGKIDALEALVVEAAKRIDRHLMDVIHKRYRFKDHCLAIKRYLLLGQGDFVQYLMDIVGPELSEPANRISSFHLAGLLETAIRASNAQYDDHDILDRIRVKMMDHGDGDRGWDVFSLEYDARVPLDTVFTASVMKMYLKVFNFLWKLKRVDHSLTGVWKTMKPNCIVSSPFYKEGTNIRAQFVSVLRKCEVLFNEMNHFVTNFQYYIMFEVLEVSWARFSDEMDAAKDLDDLLMAHDKYLSSILEKSLLGERSQGILRNLFALFDIILQFRSHADRWFERIFELQLRGKGKSKSKSKETGSWVDGGRKAMIQLAGELFRKMFEDLESITKDYTASLDAFISQLPMQQHVDLKFLLFRLDFTEYYSHASSNK